The following proteins come from a genomic window of Actinopolyspora saharensis:
- a CDS encoding alcohol dehydrogenase family protein, with amino-acid sequence MTSALPRTMHAVRLNGHGGLEQLEYRTDVTVPRPGPDEVLIRVSAAGVNNTDINTRIGWYSKSISQDTGTGGASGFDSVDEADASWSGQPVEFPRIQGADCCGYIAAVGSDVDPARVGERVLVRNMLRSYVDYRPYECWTFGSECDGGFAQFAAAPARETHAVVCDWSDVELAAVPCAYSTAENILHRAQLGAETVLVTGASGGVGSAAVQLAKRRGATVIALCSATKADDVRALGADQVVDRDTDPVTALGEGSVDVVVDLVAGEQWPAFLEVLRRGGRYATAGAIGGPIAQLDLRTLYLKDLTLLGCTFQEDEVFANLVSYVEADQFRPQVAKVFPLTEIATAQEEFLSKKRMGKLVLAIPEVEH; translated from the coding sequence ATGACCTCCGCCCTGCCCCGCACCATGCACGCGGTACGGCTCAACGGCCACGGCGGCCTCGAACAGCTCGAGTACCGCACGGACGTGACAGTGCCCCGGCCCGGTCCCGACGAGGTCCTGATCCGGGTCTCCGCCGCCGGCGTCAACAACACCGACATCAACACCCGGATCGGCTGGTACTCGAAGTCGATCAGCCAGGACACCGGCACCGGTGGCGCGTCCGGGTTCGACAGCGTCGACGAGGCCGATGCTTCCTGGTCGGGACAACCGGTCGAGTTCCCCCGCATCCAGGGTGCCGATTGCTGCGGCTACATCGCCGCGGTAGGAAGCGACGTGGACCCCGCGCGCGTCGGCGAGCGCGTTCTGGTGCGGAACATGCTGCGCAGCTACGTCGACTACCGGCCTTACGAGTGCTGGACCTTCGGCAGCGAATGCGACGGCGGCTTCGCCCAGTTCGCCGCGGCCCCCGCGCGCGAGACCCACGCGGTGGTCTGCGACTGGTCCGACGTGGAGCTCGCCGCGGTTCCGTGCGCCTACTCCACCGCCGAGAACATACTGCACCGCGCACAGCTCGGTGCCGAGACGGTGCTGGTCACCGGCGCGTCGGGCGGAGTCGGGTCGGCGGCGGTCCAACTCGCCAAACGACGCGGCGCGACCGTCATCGCTCTCTGCTCGGCCACCAAGGCCGACGACGTGCGCGCGCTCGGTGCCGACCAGGTCGTCGACCGCGATACCGATCCGGTCACCGCGCTCGGCGAAGGCTCGGTCGACGTCGTGGTCGACCTCGTCGCCGGCGAGCAGTGGCCCGCCTTCCTCGAAGTCCTGCGTCGCGGCGGCCGCTATGCGACCGCAGGCGCCATCGGCGGGCCGATCGCGCAGCTCGACCTGCGCACGCTCTACCTCAAGGATCTGACTCTGCTGGGGTGCACCTTCCAGGAGGACGAGGTCTTCGCGAACCTCGTCTCCTACGTCGAGGCCGACCAGTTCCGGCCGCAGGTGGCGAAGGTCTTCCCGCTCACCGAGATCGCCACGGCGCAGGAGGAGTTCCTCAGCAAGAAGCGCATGGGCAAACTCGTGCTCGCGATTCCGGAAGTCGAGCACTGA
- a CDS encoding GNAT family N-acetyltransferase has protein sequence MLTLRTLAVDDWPMWREARLAALADAPYAFTSRLSDWQDGGEAQWRARFEMPDSYNVVALMNSRPVGMASGLPRDDGAGELRSVWVSPEARGHGVGDRLVMAVHEWAARSGRSALKLAVIPGNEPAVALYQRHGFVVTDELGSLLPDGVTREQVMVKTLD, from the coding sequence ATGTTGACCTTGCGGACGCTGGCAGTCGACGACTGGCCCATGTGGCGGGAGGCTCGTCTTGCTGCGCTGGCTGACGCGCCGTACGCGTTCACATCGCGGCTTTCGGACTGGCAGGACGGGGGCGAAGCACAGTGGCGCGCGCGTTTCGAGATGCCCGACTCGTACAACGTTGTCGCGTTGATGAACAGTCGCCCCGTGGGCATGGCCAGCGGGCTTCCCCGTGATGACGGGGCTGGCGAGCTGAGATCCGTATGGGTCAGTCCAGAGGCTCGGGGGCACGGAGTCGGAGATCGACTCGTAATGGCAGTGCACGAGTGGGCAGCACGGTCAGGTCGTTCGGCGTTGAAGCTCGCCGTGATTCCCGGAAACGAACCGGCTGTCGCGCTCTACCAGCGTCACGGCTTCGTCGTCACCGACGAGCTTGGGAGTCTGCTACCCGATGGCGTGACCAGGGAGCAGGTGATGGTGAAGACGCTCGATTGA
- a CDS encoding CGNR zinc finger domain-containing protein, which produces MSGVEETATIEPDLPYAPGEDQYLSLALANSAITLPGGHVVDLLGTPAATNDWLAERDLAPAGTDMREMCATQLRSLREQIRALFASRVDGLPPLPAALSALNDALTRVPTAPLLQWDDSTGPYRAAPHPTTQVVDHALAILAADAADLLAGSDAERLTACGSDPCNRYLLRRGRRHWCSTRCGDRARAARAYARRTRGDAG; this is translated from the coding sequence ATGAGTGGCGTGGAGGAGACCGCGACCATCGAACCGGACCTGCCGTACGCCCCCGGCGAGGATCAGTACCTCTCCCTCGCGCTGGCCAACAGCGCCATCACCCTGCCCGGCGGGCACGTCGTCGATCTCCTCGGAACCCCCGCGGCCACGAACGACTGGCTGGCGGAACGCGATCTGGCGCCGGCCGGCACGGACATGCGGGAGATGTGCGCGACACAACTGCGTTCACTGCGCGAGCAGATCCGGGCGCTGTTCGCCTCGCGCGTCGACGGCCTGCCTCCGCTGCCCGCCGCGCTGTCGGCGCTCAACGACGCGCTGACGAGGGTGCCGACCGCCCCGCTGCTCCAGTGGGACGACAGCACCGGGCCCTACCGCGCTGCGCCGCACCCCACGACGCAGGTCGTCGATCACGCCCTGGCGATCCTCGCCGCGGACGCGGCTGATCTGCTGGCCGGCTCCGATGCCGAACGGCTCACCGCGTGCGGTTCCGACCCCTGCAACCGCTACCTGCTCCGGCGGGGCCGCCGCCACTGGTGCTCGACGCGCTGCGGGGACCGTGCTCGTGCCGCTCGCGCTTACGCCCGCCGAACCAGAGGCGACGCCGGATGA
- a CDS encoding polyprenyl synthetase family protein: protein MAETARGSRRDRTGRISVNSEELLHGFHDQVRTELLAFLSTRATEIAGQATEAGELVDVVTRFLQDGKYLRPTFAYLGWLSRAEESTAALRAAASLELLHAFGLIQDDVMDKSTLRRGRATVHRTLAASHADATSTSTERRFGESAAILLADLCLIWAERMLRTSGMDSQALERARSCYDDMRQELAVGQYLDLLNTERERCELPDVLRIARLKSARYTITKPLLLGAYLAGDDHKLRRVLGQYGDSIGEAFQMRDDLLGIFGEPAVTGKPAGDDLRNEKITTVVAVALDRAGPRQHRELRHLLDGDTTSTRGQDSIRDLLTETGAVEQIETMIGERVQYGRQALQHAELPERVRTELDRMALTCVDRSS, encoded by the coding sequence GTGGCCGAGACCGCTCGAGGCAGCCGCCGTGACCGCACGGGACGCATCTCGGTGAACAGCGAGGAGCTTCTGCACGGCTTCCACGACCAAGTTCGCACCGAGCTACTCGCCTTCCTGTCCACGCGAGCCACCGAGATCGCCGGACAAGCGACCGAAGCCGGTGAACTCGTCGACGTGGTGACGCGGTTCCTCCAGGACGGCAAATACCTGCGACCGACGTTCGCCTACCTGGGATGGCTGTCCCGGGCCGAGGAGTCCACGGCGGCGCTGCGGGCCGCCGCCAGCCTCGAACTGCTCCATGCATTCGGCCTCATCCAGGATGACGTCATGGACAAATCGACCCTGCGCCGTGGGCGAGCCACGGTGCACCGAACTCTGGCCGCGAGCCACGCCGACGCCACCTCGACGAGTACGGAGCGCCGCTTCGGAGAGTCAGCGGCGATTTTGCTGGCCGACCTGTGCCTGATCTGGGCCGAACGGATGCTGCGGACGAGCGGGATGGACTCGCAAGCCCTCGAGCGGGCTCGCTCCTGCTACGACGACATGCGCCAGGAGCTAGCAGTGGGCCAGTACCTCGACCTGCTCAATACCGAGCGAGAGCGTTGCGAACTTCCGGACGTGCTACGCATCGCTCGTTTAAAGTCCGCCCGCTACACGATCACCAAACCTCTTCTGCTCGGAGCGTATCTGGCCGGAGACGACCACAAGCTTCGACGAGTACTCGGCCAGTACGGGGACTCGATCGGAGAGGCATTTCAGATGCGCGACGACCTTCTTGGAATCTTCGGTGAGCCCGCCGTAACCGGAAAACCCGCCGGAGACGACCTGCGCAACGAAAAGATCACCACCGTGGTGGCAGTGGCCCTGGACAGGGCCGGTCCACGTCAACATCGCGAACTTCGCCACCTTCTCGACGGCGACACCACCTCGACTCGGGGGCAGGACTCGATCAGAGACCTCCTCACTGAAACCGGCGCGGTCGAACAGATCGAAACGATGATCGGCGAACGAGTACAGTACGGTCGGCAGGCTCTGCAGCACGCGGAGCTTCCCGAACGTGTGCGCACCGAACTAGACCGAATGGCCCTCACCTGTGTCGACCGCAGCAGTTGA
- a CDS encoding DUF3140 domain-containing protein has protein sequence MTADQQKIVDDFTHLVNMTPTELERWLDTEGSHHAGQSDTGGETKGHESGRRIVTLLRTNSSDYTDDDFAHMKRVRGYINRHLAQRPSGDVTDTTWRYSLMNWGHDPLK, from the coding sequence ATGACCGCAGACCAGCAGAAGATCGTCGACGACTTCACTCATTTGGTTAATATGACCCCAACCGAACTCGAACGCTGGCTGGACACCGAAGGATCGCACCACGCGGGCCAGAGCGACACCGGTGGTGAGACCAAAGGGCACGAGTCCGGTCGCCGCATCGTCACGCTGCTGCGCACCAACAGCTCCGACTACACCGATGATGACTTCGCGCATATGAAGCGCGTACGCGGCTACATCAACCGCCACCTCGCCCAACGTCCGTCAGGGGACGTCACTGACACCACCTGGCGATACTCACTGATGAACTGGGGACACGACCCCCTGAAGTGA
- a CDS encoding MBL fold metallo-hydrolase translates to MSTSTTTAQVPVRVFGGPTALFDYGGLRFLTDPTFDEPGDYESDGPLLTKTAPAEGSTAELGQVNAVLLSHDEHADNLDTSGRALLADVPLTLTTPGGGERLGAKARGMADWETIELDRPNGGTVTVTAVPAIHGPASREDVEPVAGQVVGFVLTGQDLPTVYVSGDNASLEAVGEIAEHFGSVDTAIIFAGAPRFSVLFDGKPIVLDSAQAAEACRVLDANHIVPVHYDSWTHFTEGRQHLEAAFARAGLADRVDWARTS, encoded by the coding sequence TTGTCGACCTCAACCACGACTGCTCAGGTGCCCGTCCGCGTCTTCGGCGGCCCCACCGCCCTGTTCGACTACGGCGGCCTGCGCTTCCTGACCGACCCGACCTTCGACGAGCCCGGCGACTACGAAAGCGACGGACCGCTCCTGACCAAGACCGCCCCCGCGGAAGGCAGCACGGCCGAACTCGGCCAGGTGAACGCCGTGCTGCTCTCCCACGACGAGCACGCCGACAACCTCGACACCTCCGGACGCGCCCTGCTCGCCGACGTCCCGCTGACCCTGACCACGCCCGGCGGTGGCGAACGACTCGGCGCCAAGGCCCGGGGCATGGCCGACTGGGAAACCATCGAGCTCGACCGCCCGAACGGCGGCACGGTCACCGTGACCGCCGTTCCGGCCATCCACGGACCGGCCTCGCGCGAGGACGTCGAACCCGTCGCCGGCCAGGTCGTCGGGTTCGTGCTCACCGGCCAGGACCTGCCCACCGTCTACGTCAGCGGCGACAACGCCTCGCTGGAGGCGGTCGGCGAGATCGCGGAGCACTTCGGCTCAGTGGACACCGCCATCATCTTCGCCGGCGCCCCGCGGTTCTCGGTCCTCTTCGACGGCAAGCCCATCGTCCTCGACAGCGCCCAGGCCGCCGAAGCGTGCCGCGTCCTCGACGCGAACCACATCGTGCCGGTCCACTACGACAGCTGGACCCACTTCACCGAGGGCCGGCAACACCTCGAAGCGGCCTTCGCCCGAGCCGGACTGGCCGACCGCGTCGACTGGGCCCGGACGAGCTGA